In the Aptenodytes patagonicus chromosome 5, bAptPat1.pri.cur, whole genome shotgun sequence genome, TAACCACACGGTTTTGGCTCCGTTAGCATGTGTCTTCGGGGTCTTTCAGGTGCCGGCAGGACAAGTCCCCCTTTCTTTGTCCTCCTCACGGTGACCTCTGGTGCCTGGGGAGGTGCCCGCACCCCACTCATCCCGGGTGGCCGGGAGGTGCTGGGGCCAGTGCGTGCCCAGGGCCGGCGGCCACGTTAGCGCTTCCCTGTCCAGATGACCCCATCTCTGACGTCAGCCCGACATCTGGGCCAAGCTGCTGCTCtgagtgcaggcagctgggctggcaggagctgctggggcccTTCTGCCCCCACCGCCCCCAGAAAGCAACCGCCCCAAAAATTGATCGGCGAAGGGATTCAGCGCTGCACGCTGTTGTGGCATGATCTCTGTCCCCACACTGACACCAGGCAAGGTTTGGCTGGGTCCCCAGGACCCTCCAGGTGCCCGGAGCTGAGCAGAGCATCTGCCGCCAGCAGAGCCCAGGGGGACCCCCTccgtggggcaggggctgcgggaaGCATCTGAGCAGCCGGCGGCAGAGCTGACAAAACGTTTTCAGAGCCAACAAATAACCTCAATTAAGTCTGTGGCAGTGACCGATTCCAGCCGTGCAGCGATATTGGCTCCTTTAATTTTTAAGTGGCTGGAAATGGCAaggctgggagccagggcagggggacaGGAGCCCCCTCCATGCCCCTGGGGCCGCTCTGCTGCCCCTTGTCTTGGGGGGAGTGGAGCCCCAATACTGACCGAGCTGCCAGCCTGCAACTCAGACAGCCCTCTCCAGCACTGGGATCTGGGGAAACTGGGAGACACAGCCCCCAGTTTGGTTAATTTTGGCCAAGGGCTCTTGCTCAAGCTCCCCCCTCTTTCAGCCACCACATCCCCACTGCTCTCCCTGCAGGGCAGGAATTGGAGCCGACAGCATCCCCTGCCAGGTACGTGGGGGGTACCACAGGCAAGGACTGAGACCAAAATGTGGATGCCCACCTGTGCCCAGGCAGGGCATCACCCCACAGAGCACACAGAGAGCCAGGGATGGGGGTCCAACCCATCcgacccccccccagccagcccagtGCTGCACCCACACCCGGCGTGACTTGGATTTGCGCCAGCATGGGCAGGGCGGGCAGAGGGGGCCTGGCCCTGGGGAGGGTTGGCATGGCAGCCGTGGCCGGGGGCCAGCCCCAGGCACCGGCGGGGAGCCCAGGAGCAGCTCTCAACCATTGAAGTGCCGGGACGCTCTTGGGTTTCCCCGCGGCAGCCTCAGCCTGAGTGTGGCCCAGTTCCACCAGGCCGATTTGTGTGAAACGAGGAGGGGATCAGGATGGGTGAAAACACCCCGGCTTCTCCAAAAGCAGGTTTTGcacccaaaaaaagcaaaataaaagccaaCAGCACATTTCTGTCCCTGGTCTCTCCCGAACACCCTTCAACTCTGATGTAGCAGCCCCAGGAGGATGCTGTTAGCTGGAAGGAGAAACTAAGGTATGGGTGGCTTTTCCATTTCCCCAGCCAAGAAGGAGTTTGCTGCCAGAGAGGACAGGCAGtccaggaggcaggcaggcaggcagggcggcAGCACTGCCGGCTGTGCCCTGTCAGGCTGCGGCGCAGGGGCCAGGACTGGCCCAGCCTCACCGGCTGCAGGAATTTTGCTCCGCTGCCAACTCCAGACAAATCCCTTTTATTTGCTTGTTCAGGTTTTGATGCCGTAATTGCATCGTCTGAGCCAGCTCTGAGCCAGCTctcaagaaaaagaggaagaaaagaaaaaacaagggaaggagagcagcacGGCGCCCAAGCCGCCAGCCTCATCAcatcctgcctgctcctgcctggggacCGGCCAACCCCTTCCTCCCAGGGTCTGGCTCCCCGCCGCAGCTCCGGACCTCCCTGGAGCTGGGACTGAGTAACTGGGAGCAGTTTGTTCCACGGGGAGGTTTTGAGTCTCAAAAGTCCTTTAAATGCTGCTGGTTTGGGGGGCAAAGCACCCCCTGAGTGGAAGCTCAGCCCCAGGATGTCCACAGGAAGGGGTCCTGCCAGCCCTCTCCAGGCATGGAGCACCACAGCGCAGCTCTGGGCTaccctcccaccctccccccaaATGACTATTTGCTCTAAATCACCAGCTCTGGGAGGCAGgtgggttttctttaaaaatggagCATTTCCAGTGGAAACAGGAGCCTCCCTGTTCTTCCCCGGCCgggcacagagctgctgtgccCCCTCCGCACTGGCAGGGCTATGGTCACCTGGGTGGAGACCCCAGTGTCATTGGGCACAGGATCCTGGGATGAAGATGGGCAGAGGCGGGATGGGACCCAAACTGACAGGGGTGCAAAGAGCCAGCCTGATGCATCCCCACTGCAGAGGGGATGGTCTGCTGGGAACCCCTCATGCAGGGTGAGAGGGGCAGGACCCACGCCAGGACCAGATGTCAGCACCAGGATGGGCAGGAGGACTCCTCAACCCAAGCACCCCCACAACAGGCAAGGTAGCGTCCATGGTGTTTGCACCCTCCCTCACGCCCCGAATAATCGTTGTGGATACAGGACAGTCGCCTGGTCTGTGTTGGCTTTGACCTACGTGTATATTTTAACTAACATTAACTGAAATGGCAAAGTAAAGAGCTGCTTGGAAGGGAAAACACAAAGTTGGTCGAAAAAGGCCAAAACGTTTCTGACCACATGGGTGGTTGGGCCAACGTTGTCCAGGGGAGCAAAGATAGCACTGAAAACCACAAGTGTCTGATTTCCTCAAATCACTACTTTTCTGGTTAAAAACAAACGGGGAAAGAAGGATCTTTTGGCAGCAAGTTCCCCAGGTCCTGGGGAGAAGCCTGGCTGTCCCTGCCTTGGGGGACACAGATTGGCCCTGGGGGTGACACACTGGGTGTCACAGCCAGGTCCCAGCCCTCTGCTCCGGCTTCCCCAAAATGCTTTGcacagggctgagctgccccctCCCTGGCCTCCCTCTCCCGGGGTGGCTGCCTCTACCCCCTGCACCAAGTCCTTGTGGCTGTCCCCGCAGCGTCCCACCTGCCACCACATCCCCGCTCAGTGCCAGAGGACAGACCCACCCTGCCCCAGGTGGAGCTGCCCCCAGTCCCAAACCTGTGCTACCAACCAGCCAGTGTCCCCTCCCCGAGCATCCCCAGCAAAGGGATGTGTCACCAtgtcccccacccccaaaaaagaggCTGCTGTGTCAGGACTGTCCAGAGAAGGAGTTTTGTGCTGGGGGGTACTTGTTCCGGAGATGTCCCCGACCCCCGGGAATGGCTACTGTGGTCAAGGTGATCTCTGCAGCCGGACATCCCGTCTCTGGGCTAGTAATAGTCCTCCTCACTCTCCCCGTAGTCCTCGGGCGTCGTGCGGGGCTTCGGCAGGGAAAAGCCCGTCAGGTTGAGCTGGTCTGAAATGGCAGCGCAGGGACAACGTGACATTGCCCCCCCCAGCGTCTGTCCCCTTCCCCATCAGGACCAAAGCCAAACCATGCACAGCAGCTTGCTGGGGCATTGCCAGCACAGCCCTATGCACCAGCAGCTCCCACCATACCAGTGCACCCTGCCCAAACACCCCCTCCCTCGTCCTCATGAGAGCGTGGGGACAAGGACATGGTGCTCACCCGGTGTGAAGACGGTCAGGCTGGCTAACGCCACCACCTCCCCGACCCTGTTCCTGGCGAAGCAGCGGTAGGTGCCTTCGTCCGTCACCCGCACACCCTGGATCTGGAGCCAGCCTGTCACTTCGTATTTCTGGGGGCCACCTCTGAACTGCAAGAGGGGGGGATTTCAGTTAGCCCTGGAGTGAGGAAAGCTCCATGTGGGGCTGGGACGAATGGGAAGGCGGATACAAGCCCAGGGAAACTCTTTGTCCCCCTGCCTAAGTACCACTCTGGGGGCAGGCACAGACCCCCTGGATGCAGGTTGCCCCTTTTCCCACTAcccaggggaggtggggggaatgGGCATCTTCTTGCCCCCAGGAGGGCCTGGGAGCCCTGTTTTGGCCAGGACTCCACAGATGTGCCCTGGActcccagctgtgcccccagTGCCACCGTGGTCCCCGAATGGTGGGAGGATGCCAGGGTCAGTGCTCCGCAGGGTGGTTGAAGCAAGGGGGCATCTGTGCTGCAGGCACACAGCTGGAATGGTCTGGGGGTTTGGGGTCACGCtggggagcagcacagccagGGATGGAAtgaggcagggcaggagaagcagccAAGCTGCACAGGCAGACTGGCAGCACGGGAGGACCGGGACACTGAAAACTCCGCCGGGGGCTTCACGGGGGGCACAGCCAGCCCAGGACAGCTCAGAGGAGCCCCGAGTCCTCCGTTTCGGCAGGCAGAGAGGTCCCAAGACTGCTCTGGCACCAACCATGCTATTTTCTGTTTGTCCCCAGCAAGAAATAACCTTTTCCTGACCCAGCTAGGCTGCAGCTGTGTTTGCAGGCTGCTATTATGGTGCGGTGGCTGGGGGTGGAGGACAGCTGAGTCTCCTCCAGCCAGGCAGGGTAGCCCTGCTTGGGGTGAAGGTCCTCATCCGGATCCTGCGACAAGCTATGGGGTGGCGGGAAGGTCAGAAAGATGGAGGGGGACCAGCACATCACCCTGCAACGGTGCCAGGTCCCACCTGTTCCCCTGACTCCCCCCATCCATCCCACCACAGTTTCCTCTATGCCGGTGCCTGGCTACGGCACACAGCCCCTGTGCCTCTGCCCACACGCTCTAATAGCTGGGTATGCCCAGCTGGGCGCTATATTTGGGACCGGCTGCGGGCAGGATGCTGACCCCTGGGCATGCCAGCTCTGGGAGGGGAGCCCTGCTCAGAGTGATGGGCAGAAAAGGGCAAGGACTGCCTGCGTCcgctggtgggagcagaggataagccaggctggaaggggcctcgggagctcctctcctccagccctgccgGTGGGGCTGCAAGTGAAGCCAGCAGGCAGAGCAAACTAAAGGCAGGGAGGTGGGAAACTCCCTGCTGCAGGACTCTGCAGGTCCTAAAAAATATTCATAAGTTCAGAAACTACTAGAGAAAATTGCAGAAGAGAGCTATGCTGATGGCTCTTACCACCGAGACACCAGCCCTAGCTCAGCCAGTCCTCACGGTGTGCAGGCTCCGGTTACCCCTTCTCATCCCCAGGCATCCAGGCTTGGCCACCCCCAGAGGATGACCACCCTCAGGTCTTGTTGCCCACAAGCTCTGGGAAGGGCTGGGTCACCCCGGGGCTGTGTCCAACGCCCTAGGCACACCGCTCACCTGGACAGAGATGTGGGGGTCATCTCCAGGCAGCAGCATCTCCGTGCCGTCCTTCCTCCACTCGATGGACGCCATGGGGTAGGCAAAGACCTCGCAGCCGAAGATGACGTCCTGCCCAGTGACGTTCCACGTGTCGTAGGGAGGAGAGGTGATctggggctctggggaggggggacaggagaGCAGGGTGGGCTCAGAAAAGGTCCCACCCTCAGCAGGTCCTATGGGCTCTCCTGGGCTGGTTCCCTCCAGGGTGGCAGCATTTGGCTCATGTAGAGATGCTAGGACCCTTCCCAtgcccccctcctctcccacccataGCAGACCCTCACCTTGCCCCCGGACACAGTCCCTCCTCGCAGCTGGGACTGGgggctccctccccagcaccccccagcccatGGGCGGTTGCCATCCCTCCTGGCCTCACTTTCCCCGCTTGCACAGTGATGCTCAGGGACCCACGGGCAGCAGGAACAGTTCAGTAACAGCAATGCTACAAAGCAAAGCTCTCCCGTGCAATCAAAGCATGCTCATCATGCAGGGGGAAAGGTCGAGGGGCACTCATCCAGCACGAGGCTGGTGGGGATGGATGAGGTGGATGAGCTTCCAGCTGAACAAGGCCTCTGCTCTGGCACCAGGCTCGTGCCAACAATTAAGGGAGCTAGCAGGTCCCTGGCTGCTGTACGGAGCCAATACCTCCAGGTCCTACATCCCTTCCCTGGAGGGATGGAGTGAGGACCACACTTCCTACCCACACCTGCTCCAGGATCTGGCCCATAGCATGAGCCAGAGGTCAAGGGAAGGCCTCCACCTCCAAATAtacctgggggaaaaaatcaaggACATGATGATCTACAGAAAATAAAGTCAACCTTGACACCCCTCAGGCTGTGGTGACGGCACTGGGTGACCTGCATGGACTGGGCAGGCTGGGACACGGCCTCCCCACCACTGCCTGTCCCCCCCAGCCTCCCACCAAGTTTTAAACGGGAGATGGAAACCATGCGGCCGAGTCAAACTGACGCAGGTTTCCATTTGCAGGAGGCAACTGCATTTCTCAGGAGCACCAGGCCAGCATGAACCCAGCACCGCCGCCAAGAATTCGCTAACAATTCACTGGAACTtccccacctgctccagcaggattTGCTGCTTCCCATAAACCCTGCTCCCACTTGGCGAAGCTGCTCCCAGACCTCTCCAGGCACTGGATCTGCAGGGGCTGCCCCGGAGCAGCAGAGCCGGGTGGACTGGGGGAGAGGGACCCCAGAGCTTGGGTATCCTGTACCCAGCCTCTGCGGCTGCCGTgtccctgcgggtgctgtggGTTTGCTGCCAGGTGAAATATTTAAACCAGACTCCCTTGCTTGTCCCTTCCCAAGAGGTACAAGTCTCCATCCCGCTGCCCGCACAGCCGTTCCTGGGGCACTACCTGACTCGCAGGGACCCTCATGGGCCACGGTGAGGTTGGTGTCGGGGTGGGCACGGGCAACCTCCAG is a window encoding:
- the KAZALD1 gene encoding kazal-type serine protease inhibitor domain-containing protein 1 — protein: MSEAKILSSSCLMLSLLSLHWASLQLGQAFPSTSDYLQRSWQRLLEEGEGCAECRPEECPAPRGCLAGTVRDACDCCWECANLEGQICDLDNTNHFYGKCGEHLECQLDAGDLRRGEVPEPQCTCLSRLALCGSDGKTYAQICRFLEVARAHPDTNLTVAHEGPCESEPQITSPPYDTWNVTGQDVIFGCEVFAYPMASIEWRKDGTEMLLPGDDPHISVQFRGGPQKYEVTGWLQIQGVRVTDEGTYRCFARNRVGEVVALASLTVFTPDQLNLTGFSLPKPRTTPEDYGESEEDYY